AGATGCGACCACGCGACCCGAGGCTGTGAGCCGCCGGCCGGCCGTCCATCGGCATCGCCTTGCTTCGTCCCCAGGGCAGCTCCCGTGCCCATGCCCGCGCACCCACCCACCTCCAACCACTCACTCCCTTCTCCCCCTTGCCTCCGTCGCCATCGCCGTCTCCAACTCCATCCATGACTAcccagcagcagcagctccagtccacggccgcctcctcctcctccccactacCACCGCCATGGCCCTCCCTTAGGCTTAGGCTTATTCTTGGACCCGCGCGCTCGTCGCCATGGACGCCCTAGGCGCCGCGCTGCCGCGGCTCGCcctcgccgacgccgacgccgacgccgggcCGGACGACGCGTGCGGGAGCCCCTGCTCCGTCGCCAGCGACTGCAGCAGCGTCGCCTCTGCCGACTTCGAGGGCCTCTTCTCCCCCTCCGGCGCCGACGCGGGCCCGCCCTCGCTCCTCTCCGACGACCTGCCCGCggccgccgccgaggccgccacGGTCCCCGGCGGCGCCTGCAGGAGCGTCTTCGCCCTCGACTCGCCGCCGCTCTGGGGGCTCGAGTCTGTATGCGGCCGCCGCCCGGAGATGGaggacgccgccgccgtcgccccgcgaTTCTACCGCGTCCCGCTCTGGATGGTCGCCGGCGACGGCGCTGCGGTCGACGGCCTCGACCGCGCCTCCTTCCGCCTCCCCGCACACTTCTTCGCCGTCTACGACGGCCACGGCGGTGCCCAGGTCGCCGACTACTGCCGGGACAAGCTCCACGCCACGCTTGTTGAAGAGCTGCGCGCCGCAGAGGACCGTGTCGGCGGCTGCGACGACCTCAGCTCCCTGGACTCCAAGAAACAGTGGGAGAAGGCGTTCGTGGACTGCTTCTGCCGCGTGGACGCCGAGGTCGAGGCGCCGGACAGCGCGGGCTCGACGGCGGTGGCCGCAGTCGTCTGCTCGTCCCACATCATCGTCTCCAACTGCGGGGACTCGCGGGCGGTGCTGTGCCGGGGCAAGGCGCCATTGCCACTCTCTTTAGACCATAAGGCAACATCACCATTTTCATCACATTTGCTCATTACCCCTGCAATTGCCTCTGAGTGCTTGAGTTCATCAGATACACTGTCTGAATGTTGCATTTATTCTCGATTCAGCCCAACAGGGAAGACGAGTACGCGAGGATCGAGGCGCTGGGCGGCAAGGTCATCCAGTGGAATGGCTATCGAGTTCTCGGTGttcttgccatgtcgcgctccatcGGTACGCAATTTTATTTTCCGCTCCTGAATATTTCAGAGCAAAGTTATGTACTGTGTACCTCCAATCTCATTGAGGTCAACGTTTAACTTTAGGTAGCGAGTTTCTAGTAACGTTGTCAAGGAAAATCCTTTGCTCTGCACTGCACTAGTTCTTCTCTGTTCTTGGGAAAATTGTTGGTGATATCTGAATTTTTGACATAGTAATTGTTGGTGATATCTGAATTGCTGGCAAAAGTTTCATGACTGATACTAATTTTTGACATAGTAAAGTTAGTGATCATTTGTGTGATGGTCTTTAAAAAAGTGGGCTAGCATAGATAACAAATACTGCTCACACATCACAAACTGATGATTACTAAGACTGCACAAGTAGCAGGGTGTAGTCATGCTTGCTTACTAAGGAATGGATCATATTCCCATGCTTGTATGGTCTTT
The sequence above is a segment of the Triticum dicoccoides isolate Atlit2015 ecotype Zavitan chromosome 1A, WEW_v2.0, whole genome shotgun sequence genome. Coding sequences within it:
- the LOC119295193 gene encoding protein phosphatase 2C 53-like gives rise to the protein MDALGAALPRLALADADADAGPDDACGSPCSVASDCSSVASADFEGLFSPSGADAGPPSLLSDDLPAAAAEAATVPGGACRSVFALDSPPLWGLESVCGRRPEMEDAAAVAPRFYRVPLWMVAGDGAAVDGLDRASFRLPAHFFAVYDGHGGAQVADYCRDKLHATLVEELRAAEDRVGGCDDLSSLDSKKQWEKAFVDCFCRVDAEVEAPDSAGSTAVAAVVCSSHIIVSNCGDSRAVLCRGKAPLPLSLDHKPNREDEYARIEALGGKVIQWNGYRVLGVLAMSRSIGDRYLKPYIIPVPEVTVVARAREDECLILASDGLWDVLSNEEVCDAARKRILLWHKKNATASSSISRGRSGGDGGSPDPAAQAAAEYLSKLALQKGSKDNITVLVVDLKAHRKFRSKTDNNNR